The nucleotide sequence CCGCCGGCTCGCCAAATCGGAGTGTTCTTGCCAAACATATGTATGATCGCTTGATTGTCTCAAATTGCTCAAAGGATGCCGCCGACCGGATTAAGTGAATTTATGAGAGCCCGGAGGTTGGCCAATGGCTTTATTGCGTCCAGCGACCCAATAACGCGTAAGACCGCGCGTACAATCTTGCAGTTGATTCTGTGACAGCTCAATCATGTGTAGGTCGATGTCATTGATGACGAGTTCGTCCGATGCACGGCAATCCGAGATCGCACGGTTTGTGGGAGCCGCCAGCGCCGCCGTCTACGGGTCCTCCTGTCGGTGATGCGCAAGCCGATGTTGTTGTGATCTCAAAGTCGTGTACGACATGAGATGTTCCAACGACGATCCATCGACGTACCGAGTTGAAAATCCTCGCCTCATCTTCTGTCAAAGTGTCCCGACGCGGGCGCGCGCGGCGCAGTTTGCCTGAGCCAAAGGCTCCTTCGGGCCAATGACTGAGCCGACAGCCACCACCTCTGATGTCGGGTTTGCAACATGCTGTCGGGGCCGTGACGCCGATTGAGAAAATCGCTTTTACTAATCAAGCCATTTGCAATTGGCATAGGGCTTGAAGGAGGTGAAGGCGGAAGGCGGACGTCATCCAGTAGCGCTTGCGCAAGGACGGTAGTGATGGCTTACAAGGGTGTCGCCTCTCGGCTTATTGTATGCGGCGGGTACGACGTTGACTTTCCGCGATCCGTCGCAATGCGTGTTCGCGTATGGTTTTATCACGGTGATTGATCACTGGGCGGCGGTTCGAGACGACATCGATGCGCGTGCGCAGCACGGTGCCGCGCCTGTGCCGGGCCCCGTGCCCGCCGGCATCGATGTCCGTGGTGCGGCCGAATTTGAACAGCTCGAAACCGAGGTCCGGCGCATGGACGCCGACGGACCGACCGCGGTTGATTGGAGCAAAGTCAGCACGCTGTCGCTCCATATCCTGTCGAACCAGTCAAAGGACCTTTTGGTTGTCTGTTGGGCCACCTATGGTCTGTTCCGGACCGGAGGATACCAGGGCCTTGCGGTCGGCCTAGGCATTTTGCGCGGCACGGTGGATGCGCATTGGGAGGGGCTCTTTCCGCCGATCAAGCGGGAACGGGCGCGGGTCGGAGCAATCGATTGGCTCGTTGGTCGCGTTGGGCCGGAGGTGGCCGAGAATGTGCCGATCGAAACTGAATATCCGGCAGTGCTCGCCGCCTATGAGGCGCTTGACGATCTCGACCGCCAGCTGCGCGACAAGCTGGTCAATGAGCAAGCCTCTTTGGGCGAGTTGTTGAGGGCTCTGCGGCCGCACTACGAAAAAGCCAAGCGCGCAAGCGCCGTGCCCCCGGAACGTGCGGCGGAGGCGGCCCGAGCTGTCGAGGAGGCCGGCGTCGCCCCGGCGGAATCCCCTCCGCCGGTTGAGGTGGCACGACCGGCTGGCGCCGATGGCGACTGGGCCGGCTTGCCTGATATGCTGCGTCTAGCTTCGGCCGCCCGGCGCGTTACGTCCCCCACAGACCCGACGGTCTATCTGCTCAATCGTGTCGGCTCCTGGATGCGCTTTGACGCCCTGCCGCCGGATACGGGCGGCCGCACAACGATATTTGCGCCTGCGGACAATATCGCAGCGTTGGAAACCAAAATAACGGCCGGTCAGCACGCCGATGTCTTGAATTTGGCCGAAGAGATCGTCTGGATGTCACCGTTCTGGCTCGACGTTCACCGGCATGCTGCGAAAGCATTGGAGCAAATGGGGCCGCTCTTTGAGCCGGCGGCCGCGGCAGTGCGCGCAAGCCTAGCCCTGCTGGTCACACGCTATCCGCGGATCTTGACGTTTCAGTTCAATGACGGACGGGCGTTCGCGGATGAGGAAACGCGCGCGTGGGCCGCCGTCGGTGGTGCGGACGTGTCGCCGGGCCGTGATCCTGCCGACGAAGCGGTTGTTGAGGCACATAAGCTGATTGGCGATGGGCACCCTCAGGCTGCCCTCGAGAAGCTGTCACGTGCGCTGGATGGCGCGAGCGGAGAACGAGCGCGGTTCGTGGGCCAGCTTGCGCAAGCACGTTTCTGCATCGAAACCGGCTTCGTGACGACCGCCGTCCCGCTGCTCGAGCACATGGAAGAGGTGATCGCCGAGCGCAATCTCGAACGCTGGGAGCCTCGGCTTGCGCTCGACGTCGCCGAATTGCGCTTTCGCGCGATGACTCATTCCGACTCTCAGCAATTGATTGATGAGCCGCGCCGTTGCGCCGTGCTCGAGCAAATCCGAAAGAGGGTCGCTGGCATCGATATCGCACGGGAGAGCCAGCTTGGCCGCTAGCTGACTTTATCAGGGCAGAGTCTTAAACAGGAGCTGATATGGCACAGGAAAGCTCGGTTGCTCCAAAGGAGCGCATCAATATCCGCTTCAGGCCGGCAGCCGGCAACCTCAAGGAGGATGTTGAGCTGCCGCTCAAATTGCTGGTTCTGGGCGACTTCACCGGACAGGCCGATGACCGACCGATTGAACAGCGCGAGCTCGTCAATATCGACAAGGACAATTTTAACGAGGTTGTCAAAAGCCAGGAACTGACTCTTCATATCTCCGCCGAGAATAAGCTCGACGATCAGCCTGAGGCTGGCAAGCTGTCGGTGTCGCTGCAGTTTCAGAGCCTCAAGGACTTCGAACCCGAGCGTATCGTGCAGCAAATCCCCGAACTGCGCGCTTTGACCGAACTACGCGCGGCCCTGATCGCTCTGAAGAGCCCGCTCGGCAACGTGCCGGGTTTCCGCAAGGCCATCCAGA is from Bradyrhizobium sp. ISRA430 and encodes:
- the tssA gene encoding type VI secretion system protein TssA, with amino-acid sequence MTFRDPSQCVFAYGFITVIDHWAAVRDDIDARAQHGAAPVPGPVPAGIDVRGAAEFEQLETEVRRMDADGPTAVDWSKVSTLSLHILSNQSKDLLVVCWATYGLFRTGGYQGLAVGLGILRGTVDAHWEGLFPPIKRERARVGAIDWLVGRVGPEVAENVPIETEYPAVLAAYEALDDLDRQLRDKLVNEQASLGELLRALRPHYEKAKRASAVPPERAAEAARAVEEAGVAPAESPPPVEVARPAGADGDWAGLPDMLRLASAARRVTSPTDPTVYLLNRVGSWMRFDALPPDTGGRTTIFAPADNIAALETKITAGQHADVLNLAEEIVWMSPFWLDVHRHAAKALEQMGPLFEPAAAAVRASLALLVTRYPRILTFQFNDGRAFADEETRAWAAVGGADVSPGRDPADEAVVEAHKLIGDGHPQAALEKLSRALDGASGERARFVGQLAQARFCIETGFVTTAVPLLEHMEEVIAERNLERWEPRLALDVAELRFRAMTHSDSQQLIDEPRRCAVLEQIRKRVAGIDIARESQLGR
- the tssB gene encoding type VI secretion system contractile sheath small subunit; translation: MAQESSVAPKERINIRFRPAAGNLKEDVELPLKLLVLGDFTGQADDRPIEQRELVNIDKDNFNEVVKSQELTLHISAENKLDDQPEAGKLSVSLQFQSLKDFEPERIVQQIPELRALTELRAALIALKSPLGNVPGFRKAIQNLLEDHGARPRLLSELTGKSE